GGCGCCATTCCGACTCCGTATATCGTCAACCCGCCGACTGGTGCGCAGCGCTCGCTGGGCTTGACCCCGGAGCAGCTGCGAGGCTTGCGGAGTGCGATGCAGGCCGTGGTCGACCACGGCACGGCGGCCCGGAGCGGCGGCCGGGATATCAGGGTTGGCGGCAAGACTGGGACCGCCCAGAACCCGCACGGCCCCGATCATGGCTGGTTCGTGGCCTTTGCGCCGGCCGATGAGCCCAAGATCGTGGTCGGCGCCATCATGGAGTTTGCCAGGCACGGGTCGGGCGTCGCGCCCTTCGTGGTCAAAGTGATTCGGCGCTATCTGGAGGGTCTCGATCCCTCGCTGAGCGACGCCGAGGTACGACTCCTGATTCAGCCCGATTCCGCGACCACAGTGTCGGAGTTGCCAGAGGATTCGGCGGGACCGGCGCGAGAGCCGTGATGCGGACAGCCCTCGACAGGCCGCTGCTTGTTACGCTGATCCTGCTCTGCGGGTACGGCCTCGCCATGGTCTATTCGGCCGGACAGACTGATGTTCCCTCGGTTGCCGAGGGCGCCTGGATTCGGCAGGCTGGCTGGATGGCGATCGGCGCCACGGCAGCGGCCCTGTCCTTTAGAGTCTCTTTCCGCTTGCTCGAGTGGAGTGCGCCGATGCTCTACGGGCTCGGCCTGGTTCTGCTCCTCGTAACACTTTTCATCGGGACCGGGGCGGGCACGGCGGCGAGCAGCAGAAGCTGGCTCACGATCGCGGGCGTCCGGCTTGGTCAGCCCGTTGAGCTTGCGAAGCTGGGGACCGTGCTGCTGCTTGCTCGCTACCTCTCCAGCCTCAGGCACGCTCCCGCGACGCTCCGAGACCTGGTCAAGCCGGGTTTGATTGCGGGCATACCCTTCCTGCTCGTGATGCAGCAGCCGGATCTGGGAAGCGCGATGGTCTTCATCGGGATCGTGTTTGCGATGCTGTTCTGGGCCGGTGTCCGACCCTCCCTGCTGCTCCTGCTTGCCTCGCCGATGGTGAGTCTGCTGCTTGCCGCTAACACGGTCTGGTGGGCTGGCTGGATCGTCCTGCTGACGGTGCTCCTGCTGGTGTGGCGGACCTATGTCAGCGAGGGCGTCTTCATCTGGCTCGTCAATGCGGCGATGGGCGTGCTCGCGATCATGCTCTGGGATCGTCTCAAACCCCACCAGCAGCTGCGGCTGGTCTCCTTCCTCAACCCGGCTGCCGACCCGGTCAATTCAGGGTACCAGGCGATTCAGTCGAAGGTTGCCATCGGCTCGGGCGGATGGTTCGGCAACGGCTGGCTGGAGGGTCCGCAGAAGCGCCTTGCCTTCCTGCCCGAGCAGCAGACCGATTTCATCTTTTCGGTGGTCGGGGAAGAGCTGGGGTTCATTGGCGTCCTCGTGGCCCTGGTGCTGTTCTATCTCCTGTTCATGATCCTGGTGCGGGTGGCCAGGCGGGCCACCGACACCTTCAGCAGCCTGGTTGTCTTCGGGGTGCTCGGTGTGCTGTTTACCCATGTCTTCGAGAATATCGGGATGACGATCAACATCATGCCGATTACCGGGATTCCGCTGCCGTTTTTTTCCTATGGCGGATCCTTCATTCTGGCGTGTGGCCTGTCGATGGGGCTTGTGTTCCGGGTTGCTTGGGACTCAAGATTGAGTGGCTATGTCGAGACATAGCAACATGTTAGGT
The Gemmatimonadales bacterium genome window above contains:
- the rodA gene encoding rod shape-determining protein RodA, whose amino-acid sequence is MRTALDRPLLVTLILLCGYGLAMVYSAGQTDVPSVAEGAWIRQAGWMAIGATAAALSFRVSFRLLEWSAPMLYGLGLVLLLVTLFIGTGAGTAASSRSWLTIAGVRLGQPVELAKLGTVLLLARYLSSLRHAPATLRDLVKPGLIAGIPFLLVMQQPDLGSAMVFIGIVFAMLFWAGVRPSLLLLLASPMVSLLLAANTVWWAGWIVLLTVLLLVWRTYVSEGVFIWLVNAAMGVLAIMLWDRLKPHQQLRLVSFLNPAADPVNSGYQAIQSKVAIGSGGWFGNGWLEGPQKRLAFLPEQQTDFIFSVVGEELGFIGVLVALVLFYLLFMILVRVARRATDTFSSLVVFGVLGVLFTHVFENIGMTINIMPITGIPLPFFSYGGSFILACGLSMGLVFRVAWDSRLSGYVET